One genomic region from Ornithinimicrobium flavum encodes:
- the fabG gene encoding beta-ketoacyl-ACP reductase, whose product MSETHPTTTPLSVLVTGGNRGIGLAIARAFRQDGHDVVVTHRSGEPPEGLQGVRCDVTDSASVDRAFDEAEAILGRPVEVLVANAGITKDTLLMRMSDEDFETVLDTNLTGAFRCARRASKGMIRARKGRIILISSVVGLYGSAGQTNYAASKAALVGLARSITRELGGRGITANVVAPGFIETEMTEQLSDDLRTTYLAGIPAGRFATAEEVAGVVRFLASPEAAYVSGAVIPVDGGLGMGH is encoded by the coding sequence GTGAGCGAGACGCACCCCACCACCACGCCCCTGTCCGTGCTGGTCACCGGCGGCAACCGCGGCATCGGCCTGGCCATCGCACGGGCCTTCCGCCAGGACGGCCACGACGTCGTCGTCACCCACCGCAGCGGTGAGCCCCCCGAAGGTCTGCAGGGCGTGCGGTGCGACGTCACCGACTCCGCGAGCGTGGACCGCGCCTTCGACGAGGCCGAGGCGATCCTGGGCCGCCCGGTCGAGGTGCTCGTGGCCAACGCCGGCATCACCAAGGACACCCTGCTCATGCGGATGAGCGACGAGGACTTCGAGACGGTCCTCGACACCAACCTCACCGGGGCCTTCCGCTGCGCGCGCCGGGCCTCCAAGGGCATGATCCGGGCACGGAAGGGCCGCATCATCCTCATCTCCTCCGTCGTGGGCCTCTACGGCTCGGCGGGCCAGACCAACTACGCCGCGTCCAAGGCGGCCCTCGTCGGGCTGGCCCGGTCGATCACCCGCGAGCTCGGCGGCCGGGGCATCACCGCCAACGTCGTCGCCCCCGGCTTCATCGAGACCGAGATGACCGAGCAGCTGTCCGACGACCTGCGCACGACATACCTGGCCGGCATCCCAGCCGGTCGCTTCGCGACGGCGGAGGAGGTGGCGGGCGTGGTGCGCTTCCTCGCCAGCCCGGAGGCCGCCTACGTCTCCGGCGCCGTCATCCCCGTCGACGGCGGCCTCGGTATGGGGCACTGA
- a CDS encoding DUF3099 domain-containing protein yields MPTHQSRAPRRAAQAVTDARASVEEDRSRRMRHYLMAMGVRTLSFPVAVWAFVQEYYVLAGVMAVLATILPSFAVMIANAADRRRAPASAEVRSPVQGLGPSTSAPAPAPEPGPAGTEVAPGSVVIPGSVVIPGTVVRPGAPTPEAGPAPTPDEDGPARRVVTAGSTPSLVCSAKGCRAVPEHAVVWRNPRLHTPERRKVWLACDEHRDHLRDFVQVRGFLLEVVPVADLDGDGEDDRG; encoded by the coding sequence GTGCCCACCCACCAGTCCCGCGCGCCGCGGCGCGCCGCGCAGGCGGTGACCGACGCCCGCGCCTCGGTGGAGGAGGACCGGTCCCGGCGGATGCGCCACTACCTCATGGCCATGGGGGTGCGCACCCTGTCCTTCCCGGTGGCCGTCTGGGCCTTCGTGCAGGAGTACTACGTCCTCGCCGGCGTGATGGCGGTCCTGGCCACGATCCTGCCGTCCTTCGCCGTGATGATCGCCAACGCGGCCGACCGCAGGCGGGCACCGGCGAGCGCCGAGGTCCGCTCGCCCGTCCAGGGGCTCGGGCCCTCGACCTCCGCCCCCGCCCCGGCACCGGAGCCGGGGCCTGCGGGCACGGAGGTGGCCCCCGGCTCCGTCGTGATCCCGGGCTCCGTGGTGATCCCCGGCACCGTCGTCCGCCCCGGTGCGCCGACGCCCGAGGCCGGACCCGCCCCGACGCCGGACGAGGACGGTCCCGCCCGGAGGGTCGTGACGGCGGGCTCGACGCCGTCCCTCGTCTGCAGCGCCAAGGGGTGCCGGGCCGTGCCCGAGCACGCCGTGGTGTGGCGCAACCCGCGGCTGCACACCCCCGAGCGCCGTAAGGTGTGGCTGGCCTGCGACGAGCACCGCGACCACCTCCGCGACTTCGTGCAGGTCCGTGGCTTCCTGCTCGAGGTCGTCCCCGTGGCCGACCTGGACGGCGACGGCGAGGACGACCGTGGGTGA
- a CDS encoding SURF1 family protein: MGEAGTWQVLRRPRWLLYLLLAAVFAAVTLGLGLWQLDRHEGKVERRQLVEANYFEDPRPLVEVLPRDATLAPSAEWTHVSARGTYRPEQQLLVRNRPYQRVYGYEVLVPLVLDDGRVLVVDRGWVRNAATAAEEPEVAPPPQGQVEVTGWLRPSEPDLGRDLPAGQLASVDLPRAELAVGGPVVGAYLVLGAEDPSPEQAPALLPAPDTRLGSHFAYAIQWWLTVPVGFVLVLVMARREAQDEAAARGEVVPARQARARKTRIWDEEDA; this comes from the coding sequence GTGGGTGAGGCCGGGACCTGGCAGGTGCTGCGGCGGCCCCGGTGGCTCCTCTACCTCCTGCTGGCGGCGGTCTTCGCAGCGGTCACCCTCGGGCTGGGGCTGTGGCAGCTGGACCGGCACGAGGGCAAGGTGGAGCGGCGCCAGCTCGTCGAGGCGAACTACTTCGAGGACCCTCGACCCCTGGTTGAGGTGCTTCCCCGGGATGCGACGCTCGCCCCGTCCGCGGAGTGGACGCACGTGAGCGCCCGCGGCACCTACCGCCCCGAGCAGCAGCTGCTGGTGCGCAACCGCCCCTACCAGCGTGTCTACGGCTACGAGGTGCTCGTCCCCCTCGTCCTGGACGACGGCCGGGTCCTGGTCGTCGACCGGGGGTGGGTGCGGAACGCCGCGACCGCAGCCGAGGAGCCGGAGGTCGCGCCTCCACCTCAAGGACAGGTCGAGGTGACCGGCTGGCTCCGCCCCTCGGAGCCGGACCTGGGTCGGGACCTGCCCGCCGGACAGCTGGCCTCCGTCGACCTTCCCCGCGCCGAGCTGGCGGTTGGTGGCCCGGTGGTCGGTGCGTACCTCGTGCTCGGCGCCGAGGACCCCTCACCGGAGCAGGCCCCGGCGCTCCTGCCCGCCCCGGACACCCGCCTGGGCTCGCACTTCGCCTACGCGATCCAGTGGTGGCTGACCGTTCCCGTCGGGTTCGTGCTCGTCCTGGTCATGGCCCGGCGCGAGGCCCAGGACGAGGCGGCCGCCCGCGGCGAGGTCGTCCCCGCCCGGCAGGCCCGGGCCAGGAAGACCCGCATCTGGGACGAGGAGGATGCCTGA